From Streptomyces fungicidicus, one genomic window encodes:
- a CDS encoding quaternary amine ABC transporter ATP-binding protein, producing the protein MSSRLEAEHLFKVFGRRPDQAVERLRQKEADREELRADGVTAAVIDATFSVEPGEIFVVMGLSGSGKSTLLRMLNGLLEPTAGHVRFDGEDLTALPDRELRRVRSRKISMVFQHFALFPHRSVRDNAAYGLEVQGVPRAERERRADEALALCGLAGWEKSWPDELSGGMQQRVGLARALATDADLLLMDESFSALDPLIRRDMQDQLIELQKKLKKTIVFITHDLNEAMRLGDRIAVMRDGRIVQIGTAQDILIRPANDYVASFTQDVDRSRVLTAGSVMDSEVRGDEADCGCETATPRTPFTDLCAISARVPHPVAVLDKDGALVGVVPRQRLVGFLGDEEADPGVCDTPRDKGGEKVMARA; encoded by the coding sequence GTGTCATCCAGGCTTGAGGCCGAGCACCTGTTCAAGGTGTTCGGCAGACGACCGGACCAGGCGGTCGAGAGACTGCGCCAGAAGGAAGCCGACCGGGAGGAGCTGCGCGCCGACGGCGTCACCGCCGCCGTCATCGATGCCACGTTCAGCGTGGAGCCGGGCGAGATCTTCGTCGTCATGGGCCTGTCCGGCTCAGGCAAGTCCACCCTGCTGCGGATGCTGAACGGCCTGCTGGAGCCCACCGCCGGGCACGTGCGCTTCGACGGCGAGGACCTGACCGCGCTGCCCGACCGGGAGCTGCGCCGGGTCCGCTCCCGGAAGATCAGCATGGTGTTCCAGCACTTCGCGCTGTTCCCGCACCGCAGCGTCCGCGACAACGCTGCCTACGGTCTTGAAGTGCAGGGCGTGCCCCGCGCCGAGCGCGAACGCCGCGCCGACGAGGCGCTCGCCCTGTGCGGCCTGGCCGGCTGGGAGAAGTCGTGGCCCGACGAGCTGTCGGGCGGCATGCAGCAGCGCGTCGGCCTCGCCCGCGCGCTCGCCACCGACGCGGACCTGCTGCTGATGGACGAGTCCTTCAGCGCCCTCGACCCGCTGATCCGCCGCGACATGCAGGACCAGCTGATCGAACTGCAGAAGAAGCTGAAGAAGACCATCGTCTTCATCACCCACGACCTCAACGAGGCCATGCGCCTCGGCGACCGCATCGCGGTGATGCGCGACGGCCGGATCGTGCAGATCGGCACCGCGCAGGACATCCTGATCCGGCCCGCCAACGACTACGTCGCCTCCTTCACCCAGGACGTCGACCGCTCCCGTGTGCTGACCGCCGGGTCCGTGATGGACTCCGAGGTGCGCGGCGACGAGGCGGACTGCGGCTGCGAGACCGCGACGCCGCGGACGCCGTTCACCGACCTGTGCGCGATCAGCGCCCGGGTGCCGCACCCCGTGGCGGTGCTCGACAAGGACGGCGCGCTCGTCGGCGTCGTCCCGCGCCAGCGCCTCGTCGGGTTCCTCGGCGACGAGGAGGCCGACCCGGGGGTCTGCGACACCCCGCGGGACAAGGGCGGCGAGAAGGTGATGGCCCGTGCCTAG
- a CDS encoding 5'-3' exonuclease, giving the protein MLLDTASLYFRAYFGVPESVRAPDGTPVNAVRGLLDFIDRLVKDHRPDQLVACMDADWRPGWRVELIPSYKAHRVAEERAAGPDEEEVPDTLSPQVPVIESVLDAVGIARVGVAGYEADDVIGTFTARAAGPVDIVTGDRDLYQLVDDARGVRVLYPLKGVGTLQITDEAVLREKYGVDGKGYADLALLRGDPSDGLPGVPGIGEKTAAKLLAEFGDLAGILAAVDDRQAKLTPSQRKRLDEARPYLAVAPKVVRVADDVPLPDVGTALPREPRDPAGVESLGERWGLGGSLQRLLTTLSV; this is encoded by the coding sequence ATGCTCCTCGACACCGCTTCCCTGTATTTCCGCGCCTACTTCGGCGTCCCCGAGTCGGTCAGAGCGCCCGACGGCACACCGGTGAACGCCGTGCGCGGGCTGCTGGACTTCATCGACCGCCTGGTCAAGGACCACCGGCCGGACCAGCTGGTGGCCTGCATGGACGCCGACTGGCGGCCGGGGTGGCGGGTGGAGCTGATCCCCTCCTACAAGGCGCACCGCGTCGCCGAGGAGCGTGCGGCGGGCCCGGACGAGGAGGAGGTGCCGGACACGCTGTCGCCGCAGGTGCCGGTCATCGAGAGCGTGCTGGACGCGGTGGGCATCGCGCGCGTGGGGGTCGCCGGGTACGAGGCGGACGACGTGATCGGCACGTTCACCGCCCGGGCGGCGGGGCCGGTCGACATCGTCACCGGCGACCGCGATCTGTACCAGCTGGTGGACGACGCGCGGGGGGTGCGGGTGCTGTATCCGCTGAAGGGCGTCGGCACGCTCCAGATCACCGACGAGGCGGTGCTGCGCGAGAAGTATGGGGTGGACGGCAAGGGGTACGCGGACCTGGCACTGCTGCGCGGTGACCCGAGCGACGGCCTGCCGGGCGTGCCGGGCATCGGGGAGAAGACGGCGGCCAAGCTGCTGGCCGAGTTCGGCGACCTGGCCGGGATCCTGGCGGCCGTGGACGACCGGCAGGCCAAGCTCACCCCGTCGCAGCGGAAGCGCCTGGACGAGGCCCGGCCGTACCTCGCGGTCGCCCCGAAGGTCGTCCGGGTCGCGGACGACGTGCCGCTGCCGGACGTCGGCACGGCGCTGCCGCGCGAGCCGCGCGACCCGGCGGGAGTGGAGTCGCTCGGGGAGCGCTGGGGGCTGGGCGGTTCGCTGCAGCGGTTGCTGACGACGCTCTCGGTGTGA
- a CDS encoding DUF742 domain-containing protein: MTPPRRRRRSPRNDTPPRPAGPAGKEGTGGNPERLYVVAGPDGARADLDLVTLIVARSPDPPPSATPEQAALLRLCAAPLSVAELSAYLSLPFSAVTALLTELLTAELVQARSSIVRTALPDRSLLEAVMHGLQRL; the protein is encoded by the coding sequence ATGACTCCTCCGCGACGCCGGAGGCGCTCCCCCCGGAACGACACCCCGCCGCGACCGGCCGGACCGGCCGGGAAGGAGGGCACGGGCGGCAACCCGGAGCGGCTGTACGTGGTCGCCGGACCCGACGGCGCGCGGGCGGACCTCGACCTCGTCACCCTGATCGTGGCCCGCTCCCCGGACCCCCCGCCGTCCGCCACCCCCGAGCAGGCGGCACTGCTCCGGCTCTGTGCCGCCCCCCTGTCCGTGGCCGAACTGTCGGCCTATCTCAGCCTGCCGTTCAGTGCGGTGACCGCGCTGCTCACCGAGTTGCTGACGGCGGAACTGGTCCAGGCGCGCTCCTCGATCGTCCGCACGGCGCTGCCCGACCGTTCCCTTCTCGAAGCGGTGATGCATGGACTTCAAAGGCTCTGA
- a CDS encoding roadblock/LC7 domain-containing protein: MIRQRANFDWMLKELADGVPGVEMIVVLSADGLRIARYGGEPDAADRVAAACAGVQSLAGAVAQELPHGDGEMKMVLIEINGGYFYLMAAGANAYLAVLSDMTCEPGRMGGMMRDLVVRIGAHLTSPPRRNGQTV, from the coding sequence GTGATCCGGCAACGCGCCAACTTCGACTGGATGCTCAAGGAACTCGCCGACGGCGTACCCGGCGTGGAGATGATCGTGGTGCTCTCCGCCGACGGCCTGCGCATCGCCCGTTACGGCGGCGAGCCGGACGCCGCGGACCGGGTCGCCGCCGCCTGCGCGGGCGTCCAGAGCCTCGCCGGGGCCGTCGCCCAGGAACTCCCGCACGGCGACGGCGAGATGAAGATGGTGCTGATCGAGATCAACGGGGGCTACTTCTATCTGATGGCGGCCGGCGCCAACGCCTACCTCGCGGTGCTCTCCGACATGACCTGCGAACCCGGCCGCATGGGCGGCATGATGCGCGACCTCGTCGTCCGCATCGGCGCCCATCTGACCAGTCCGCCCCGACGGAACGGGCAGACCGTATGA
- a CDS encoding siderophore-interacting protein → MAERPARASRAPHTAEVVRTERLTPHMQRVVLGGEGLSDFSADTCTDHYVKLLFPVPGATYPEPFDLQRVRAELPRAQWPVTRTYTVRHWDAAHRELTLDFVVHGDEGLAGPWAVNVRPGEVVRFIGPGGAYAPDPAADWHLLAGDESALPAIARSLEALPAGARAFAFVEISGPEEEQKIDSDVEVRWLHRGGRPVGEALVEAVRGLAFPEGRVHAFVHGEAHFVKELRALLRVERGIPREDLSISGYWRLGHNEDGWQASKQDWNARVEAEQEGAGAASS, encoded by the coding sequence ATGGCAGAGCGACCGGCACGCGCTTCGCGCGCTCCGCACACCGCCGAGGTCGTCCGCACCGAGCGGCTGACCCCGCACATGCAGCGTGTCGTGCTCGGCGGTGAGGGGCTCTCCGACTTCTCGGCGGACACCTGCACCGATCACTACGTCAAGCTGCTGTTCCCGGTGCCCGGGGCGACGTATCCGGAGCCGTTCGATCTGCAGCGCGTCCGGGCGGAGCTGCCGCGCGCGCAGTGGCCGGTGACCCGGACGTACACGGTGCGCCACTGGGACGCCGCGCACCGCGAGCTGACGCTCGACTTCGTGGTCCACGGCGACGAGGGGCTGGCCGGTCCCTGGGCGGTGAACGTCCGGCCGGGCGAGGTCGTCCGGTTCATCGGGCCTGGCGGCGCCTACGCGCCCGATCCGGCCGCCGACTGGCATCTGCTCGCCGGTGACGAGAGCGCGCTGCCCGCTATCGCCCGGTCGCTGGAGGCGCTGCCGGCGGGGGCGCGGGCGTTCGCCTTCGTGGAGATCTCCGGTCCGGAGGAGGAGCAGAAGATCGACTCCGACGTGGAGGTCCGCTGGCTGCACCGGGGGGGCCGGCCGGTCGGGGAGGCTCTGGTGGAGGCGGTCCGGGGGCTCGCGTTCCCGGAGGGGCGGGTGCACGCTTTCGTGCACGGCGAGGCCCATTTCGTGAAGGAGCTGCGCGCTCTGCTGCGGGTCGAGCGCGGCATTCCGCGGGAGGACCTGTCGATCTCGGGGTACTGGCGGCTCGGCCACAACGAGGACGGCTGGCAGGCCTCCAAGCAGGACTGGAACGCACGGGTCGAGGCGGAGCAGGAAGGCGCGGGGGCCGCCTCGTCCTGA
- a CDS encoding ATP-binding protein: MASVQLPYARVLLLPAIVMAAATGAAVALVTEPARTAVGVCGAVATLLVTATAAEAVRRGRVLCEARAGHDRHRAYLEARIAAHDTETDRFVDQVVPAALDHLHNGNEPDEVLRDLPRLDPDWHDLPAYQLRMLRTMLKIIDDEENLRDSSQRSFVSIARRVQAIVHQQAIELREMEEDHGRNPEVFDDLLRIDHGTALIGRLADSISVLGGGRPGRQWPMPVALYSVLRGAMSRILEYRRIDLKSIAKVNIKGIYVEPVIHAAAEILDNGTRYSPPTSKVSVTATEVQTGVAIEIEDAGVSLDEQARARIEGLLEQAQKGSDLQEIGENPRLGLAVVGRLCTAFDMRVSLRASAYGGVRAVLVVPSEMLTDEPGVGLAHGIGATSVPRPVDALPGPERAPKRRRPTSPRLPDTVSAEDDAPEVTEWTAGGLPQRRSRVKTPLEQRYAEQAAAERAEREARERGEEYHDIWATPRPEEKKRDDREPGLWVDAFWEGLKKDLDPGVHPTDFTRNPTAYLHLINEPARTEADDEGNLK; encoded by the coding sequence ATGGCGAGTGTCCAACTTCCCTATGCACGTGTGCTGTTGCTGCCGGCCATAGTGATGGCCGCGGCGACCGGGGCCGCCGTCGCCCTGGTGACGGAGCCCGCCCGGACCGCCGTCGGCGTGTGCGGAGCGGTCGCGACCCTGCTGGTGACCGCCACCGCCGCCGAGGCGGTGCGCCGCGGCCGCGTACTGTGCGAGGCCCGGGCCGGGCACGACCGTCACCGTGCGTATCTGGAGGCCCGGATCGCCGCCCACGACACGGAGACGGACCGGTTCGTCGACCAGGTCGTCCCCGCGGCCCTGGACCACCTGCACAACGGGAACGAACCCGACGAGGTGCTCCGCGACCTGCCCCGGCTCGACCCGGACTGGCACGACCTGCCCGCGTACCAGCTCCGCATGCTGCGGACGATGCTGAAGATCATCGACGACGAGGAGAACCTGCGCGACTCCTCCCAGCGCTCCTTCGTCAGCATCGCCCGACGCGTCCAGGCGATCGTCCACCAGCAGGCCATCGAGCTGCGCGAGATGGAGGAGGACCACGGCCGCAACCCGGAGGTCTTCGACGACCTGCTGCGCATCGACCACGGCACCGCGCTGATCGGCCGCCTCGCCGACTCCATCTCCGTCCTCGGCGGCGGCCGCCCCGGCCGCCAGTGGCCCATGCCCGTCGCGCTCTACAGCGTGCTGCGCGGCGCCATGTCCCGCATCCTCGAGTACCGCCGCATCGACCTGAAGTCGATCGCCAAGGTCAACATCAAGGGCATCTACGTCGAGCCGGTCATCCACGCCGCCGCCGAGATCCTCGACAACGGCACCCGCTACTCGCCGCCGACCAGCAAGGTGAGCGTCACCGCCACGGAGGTGCAGACCGGCGTCGCCATCGAGATCGAGGACGCCGGCGTCAGCCTCGACGAACAGGCCCGCGCCCGGATCGAGGGCCTCCTCGAACAGGCCCAGAAGGGCTCCGACCTCCAGGAGATCGGGGAGAACCCCCGCCTCGGCCTCGCCGTCGTGGGCCGGCTCTGCACCGCGTTCGACATGCGGGTCTCGCTGCGCGCCTCCGCCTACGGCGGCGTCCGCGCCGTCCTCGTCGTGCCCAGCGAGATGCTCACCGACGAGCCCGGCGTCGGCCTCGCCCACGGCATCGGGGCGACCTCCGTGCCCCGCCCGGTCGACGCCCTCCCGGGCCCGGAGCGCGCCCCCAAGAGGCGTCGCCCCACCAGCCCCCGCCTGCCCGACACCGTCTCCGCCGAGGACGACGCCCCCGAGGTCACCGAGTGGACCGCGGGCGGGCTGCCACAACGCCGCAGCCGGGTGAAGACCCCGCTGGAACAGCGGTACGCCGAGCAGGCGGCCGCCGAGCGGGCCGAGCGGGAGGCCAGGGAGCGGGGCGAGGAGTACCACGACATCTGGGCCACGCCCCGGCCCGAGGAGAAGAAGCGGGACGACCGCGAACCCGGGCTGTGGGTCGACGCCTTCTGGGAGGGACTGAAGAAGGACCTCGACCCGGGCGTCCACCCCACCGACTTCACCCGGAACCCGACCGCCTACCTGCATCTCATCAACGAACCGGCCCGCACCGAGGCCGACGACGAGGGGAACCTCAAGTGA
- a CDS encoding cytochrome P450 — MTPEPNAPTGTDAPRTGPPPGCPAHRTGPGGPSRLHESGDLKKLYEELRAEYGPVAPVLIHDDVPLWVVLGHAESQQLVRSPARFCKDSRIWSALEEGLVKPDHPLMPHIAWQPMCAHAEGDEHRRLRGAIDAAVAATDFRSLRRHVNRSVQRVVNRFCEAGEADLVGQYAEHLPMAVMCHVLGMPDEYNDRMVEAARDMIRGTETAIASNAYVMGALERLTARRRAEPGNDFAGHLVAHPAGLTDDEVSQHLRVVLIASYEATANLLANVLRQVLVDPRFRSQLNGGQMTVPQAVEQLLWDEPPFSTIFAYFAKQETELGGRRIRKGDGLLFAPAPANVDPRVRPDPAADMRGNRSHLAFGGGPHECPGQDIGRTMAEVGVDALLMRLPDVELSISEDELTFTESIASRHLVRLPVHFRPRPQQDVLQKPSHENDASPRRNRHTAPPNPTPPPVQPVPAPPPVTEPAPPLNAWQRFLRWWRGY; from the coding sequence GTGACCCCTGAACCGAACGCCCCGACCGGCACGGACGCCCCCCGGACCGGCCCGCCCCCCGGCTGCCCCGCGCACCGTACGGGCCCCGGCGGGCCGAGCCGGCTGCACGAGTCCGGGGACCTGAAGAAGCTCTACGAGGAACTGCGGGCCGAGTACGGACCGGTGGCCCCCGTGCTGATCCACGACGACGTGCCGCTGTGGGTGGTGCTCGGCCACGCCGAGAGCCAGCAACTGGTGCGCAGCCCCGCGCGGTTCTGCAAGGACAGCCGCATCTGGTCCGCGCTCGAGGAGGGCCTGGTCAAGCCCGACCATCCGCTGATGCCGCACATCGCCTGGCAGCCGATGTGCGCCCATGCCGAGGGCGACGAGCACCGGCGGCTGCGCGGCGCGATCGACGCCGCCGTCGCGGCCACCGACTTCCGGAGCCTGCGCCGGCACGTCAACCGCAGCGTCCAGCGCGTCGTCAACCGGTTCTGCGAGGCGGGCGAGGCCGACCTGGTGGGCCAGTACGCCGAGCACCTGCCGATGGCCGTGATGTGCCACGTCCTCGGCATGCCCGACGAGTACAACGACCGGATGGTCGAGGCCGCCCGCGACATGATCAGGGGCACCGAGACGGCCATCGCCAGCAACGCCTACGTCATGGGGGCCCTGGAGCGCCTCACCGCGCGCCGCCGGGCCGAGCCGGGCAACGACTTCGCCGGCCACCTCGTCGCACACCCGGCCGGGCTGACCGACGACGAGGTCAGCCAGCACCTCAGAGTGGTGCTGATCGCCTCCTACGAGGCCACCGCCAACCTCCTCGCCAATGTGCTGCGCCAGGTGCTGGTCGACCCGCGCTTCCGCTCCCAGCTCAACGGCGGCCAGATGACCGTGCCCCAGGCGGTGGAGCAACTGCTCTGGGACGAGCCGCCGTTCAGCACCATCTTCGCCTACTTCGCCAAGCAGGAGACGGAGCTCGGCGGCCGGCGCATCCGCAAGGGCGACGGGCTGCTGTTCGCGCCCGCCCCGGCCAACGTCGACCCGCGCGTGCGCCCCGACCCGGCCGCCGACATGCGGGGCAACCGCTCCCACCTCGCCTTCGGCGGCGGCCCGCACGAGTGCCCCGGCCAGGACATCGGCCGCACCATGGCCGAAGTCGGCGTCGACGCCCTGCTCATGCGGCTGCCCGACGTGGAACTGAGCATCAGCGAGGACGAGTTGACCTTCACCGAGTCCATCGCCTCCCGGCATCTCGTGAGGCTTCCCGTCCACTTCAGGCCCCGCCCGCAGCAGGACGTCCTCCAGAAGCCCAGCCACGAGAACGACGCCTCACCGCGCCGGAACCGGCACACTGCCCCGCCGAACCCCACGCCCCCGCCCGTGCAGCCGGTGCCGGCGCCCCCACCGGTGACGGAACCCGCCCCGCCGCTCAACGCCTGGCAGCGCTTCCTGCGCTGGTGGCGCGGCTACTGA
- a CDS encoding RluA family pseudouridine synthase gives MRRRRPLPPSPLPQRDGVDPVRVRLPAGGQGATVRDHLVLRLSAGPGVVDGMFAEGLIVGADGRAVPAETPYEPGMFVWFHRELPTEVPVPFPLEVVHRDEHIVVADKPHFLATTPRGSHVTQTALARLRRELDIPELGAAHRLDRLTAGLVLFTVRPGERGAYQTLFRDRLVRKEYEAVAPYDPELVLPRTMRSRIVKERGVLTAREVEGEPNALTRVEIAERRSDGLARYRLVPGTGQTHQLRVHMNSLGVPILGDPLYPKVTGPGPAGDFRRPLQLLARTLEFTDPVTGAEHRFSSGRALAAWASYEDWAAGQ, from the coding sequence GTGAGACGCAGACGGCCCCTTCCGCCCTCTCCCCTGCCACAGCGCGACGGAGTGGACCCGGTACGGGTGCGGCTGCCCGCCGGCGGGCAGGGGGCCACCGTGCGGGACCACCTGGTGCTGCGGCTCTCGGCCGGCCCCGGCGTCGTGGACGGCATGTTCGCCGAGGGGCTGATCGTCGGGGCGGACGGCCGGGCCGTACCGGCGGAGACACCGTACGAGCCCGGAATGTTCGTGTGGTTCCACCGGGAGCTGCCGACCGAGGTCCCGGTGCCGTTCCCGCTGGAGGTGGTCCACCGGGACGAGCACATCGTCGTGGCCGACAAGCCGCACTTCCTGGCCACCACCCCGCGCGGCAGCCATGTCACCCAGACCGCGCTCGCCCGGCTCCGCCGGGAGCTGGACATCCCGGAGCTCGGCGCCGCGCACCGGCTGGACCGGCTCACCGCGGGTCTGGTCCTGTTCACGGTGCGGCCCGGGGAGCGCGGCGCGTACCAGACGCTGTTCCGCGACCGGCTGGTGCGCAAGGAGTACGAGGCCGTCGCCCCGTACGACCCGGAGCTGGTCCTGCCCCGGACCATGCGCAGCAGGATCGTGAAGGAGCGCGGGGTGCTGACCGCACGGGAGGTCGAGGGCGAGCCGAACGCGCTGACCCGTGTGGAGATCGCTGAGCGCCGCTCGGACGGTCTCGCCCGGTACCGGCTGGTGCCGGGCACCGGGCAGACCCATCAGCTGCGGGTGCACATGAACAGCCTGGGCGTGCCGATCCTGGGCGATCCGCTGTATCCCAAGGTGACCGGGCCCGGTCCAGCCGGTGACTTCCGGCGTCCGCTGCAACTGCTCGCGCGGACACTGGAGTTCACCGACCCGGTGACGGGAGCGGAGCACCGGTTCAGCAGCGGGCGGGCGCTCGCGGCCTGGGCGTCATACGAGGACTGGGCCGCCGGTCAGTAG
- a CDS encoding GTP-binding protein has protein sequence MDFKGSETIPGPRAEDQLPHTAQAAVKIVIVGGFGVGKTTMVGSVSEIRPLTTEETMTQAGIGVDDDFGSASKTATTVAMDFGRIRITDQLVLYLFGTPGQERFWFLWNGLFEGALGAVVLVDTRRLEVSFDVMGRLEERGVPFVVAVNSFPDAPRHPVAELRGALDLSERVPILECDVRRRASSRDVLMTLTRFLHSLALTGPTA, from the coding sequence ATGGACTTCAAAGGCTCTGAGACCATCCCCGGCCCCCGTGCCGAGGACCAGTTGCCGCACACGGCGCAGGCCGCGGTGAAGATCGTGATCGTGGGCGGATTCGGGGTCGGCAAGACGACCATGGTCGGCTCGGTCAGCGAGATCAGACCGCTGACCACCGAGGAGACCATGACCCAGGCCGGCATCGGGGTCGACGACGACTTCGGCTCCGCGTCCAAGACGGCCACCACGGTCGCCATGGACTTCGGCCGCATCAGGATCACGGACCAGCTGGTGCTGTACCTGTTCGGCACCCCCGGCCAGGAGCGCTTCTGGTTCCTGTGGAACGGGCTGTTCGAGGGGGCGCTCGGCGCGGTCGTCCTGGTCGACACCCGCCGCCTCGAAGTCAGCTTCGACGTCATGGGGAGGCTGGAGGAGCGCGGTGTGCCGTTCGTCGTCGCGGTCAACTCCTTCCCGGACGCCCCGCGCCACCCCGTCGCCGAACTGCGCGGCGCCCTCGACCTCTCCGAGCGGGTCCCGATCCTCGAGTGCGATGTGCGGCGCCGCGCCTCCAGCCGTGACGTCCTGATGACGCTGACGCGCTTCCTGCATTCGCTCGCCCTGACGGGCCCGACCGCCTGA